In a single window of the Drosophila subpulchrella strain 33 F10 #4 breed RU33 chromosome X, RU_Dsub_v1.1 Primary Assembly, whole genome shotgun sequence genome:
- the LOC119555945 gene encoding rho-associated protein kinase 1 isoform X1 encodes MPAGREPVGSQRSMDVERRRRANTLEREMRDPTSICNVDCLLDTVSALVSDCDHDSLRRLKNIEQYAAKYKPLALQINQLRMNVEDFDFIKLIGAGAFGEVQLVRHKSSSQVYAMKRLSKFEMMKRPDSAFFWEERHIMAHANSEWIVQLHFAFQDAKYLYMVMDFMPGGDIVSLMGDYDIPEKWAIFYTMEVVLALDTIHNMGFVHRDVKPDNMLLDSYGHLKLADFGTCMRMGANGQVVSSNAVGTPDYISPEVLQSQGVDNEYGRECDWWSVGIFLYEMLFGETPFYADSLVGTYGKIMDHKNSLSFPPEVEISEQAKALIRAFLTDRTQRLGRYGIEDIKAHPFFRNDTWSFDNIRESVPPVVPELSSDDDTRNFEDIERDEKPEEVFPVPKGFDGNHLPFIGFTYTGDYQLLSSDTVDAESKEASAVNSGAASNNHGHNHRHRPSNSNELKRLEALLERERGRSEALEQQDAGLRQQIELITKREAELQRIASEYEKDLALRQHNYKVAMQKVEQEIELRKKTEALLVETQRNLENEQKTRARDLNINDKVVSLEKQLLEMEQSYKTETEHTQKLKKHNTELDFTVKSHEEKVRDMVDMIDTLQKHKEELGQENAELQALVVQEKNLRSQLKEMHKEAENKMQTLINDIERTLAREQKAQEDNRALLEKISDLEKAHAGLDFELKAAQGRYQQEVKAHQETEKSRLVSREEANLQEVKALQSKLNEEKSARIKADQHSQEKERQLSMLSVDYRQIQLRLQKLEGECRQESEKVAALQSQLDQEHSKRNALLSELSLHSSEVAHLRSRENQLQKELAAQREAKRRFEEDLTQLKGTHHEALANNRELQAQLEAEQCFSRLYKTQANENREESAERLLKIEDLEEERVSLKHQVQVAVARADSEALARSIAEETVADLEKEKTIKELELKDFVMKHRNEINAKDAALGTLKEAEIELHKKLGQKGVECEDLVQQHKKQQEELALMRSSKDEEIAKLLDKCKNEVLLKQVAVNKLAEVMNRRDSDLPKQKNKARSTAELRKKEKEMRRLQQELSQERDKFNQLLLKHQDLQQLCAEEQQLKQKMVMEIDCKATEIEHLQSKLNETASLSSADNDPEDSQHSSLLSLTQDSVFEGWLSVPNKQNRRRGHGWKRQYVIVSSRKIIFYNSDIDKHNTTDAVLILDLSKVYHVRSVTQGDVIRADAKEIPRIFQLLYAGEGASHRPDEQSQLDVSVLHGNSNEERPGTIVHKGHEFVHITYHMPTACEVCPKPLWHMFKPPAAYECKRCRNKIHKEHVDKHDPLAPCKLNHDPRSARDMLLLASSPEDQSVWVARLLKRIQKSGYKANSSNNNSTDGSKISPSQSTRSSYKPYAVNVQRSATLPANSSLK; translated from the exons ATGCCAGCTGGACGAGAACCTGTGGGCAGCCAGCGCAGCATGGATGTGGAACGAAGGCGCCG GGCGAATACGCTCGAGCGCGAGATGCGCGATCCGACCAGCATCTGCAATGTGGACTGCCTGCTGGACACGGTGTCGGCCTTGGTCAGCGATTGTGACCACGACTCCCTGCGGCGGCTGAAAAACATCGAGCAGTATGCGGCCAAAT ACAAACCATTGGCCCTGCAGATCAACCAGCTGCGCATGAACGTCGAGGACTTCGACTTCATCAAGCTCATCGGCGCCGGCGCCTTTGGAGAGGTGCAGCTGGTGCGGCACAAGTCCTCCAGCCAGGTGTACGCCATGAAGCGGCTGTCCAAGTTCGAGATGATGAAGCGCCCGGACTCCGCCTTCTTCTGGGAGGAGCGGCACATAATGGCGCACGCCAACTCCGAGTGGATCGTCCAGCTGCACTTTGCCTTCCAG GATGCCAAATATCTGTACATGGTGATGGACTTCATGCCTGGCGGCGACATAGTGTCGCTGATGGGCGACTACGACATACCGGAGAAGTGGGCCATCTTCTACACGATGGAGGTGGTCCTTGCCCTGGACACAATTCACAACATGGGCTTCGTGCACCGCGACGTCAAGCCGGACAACATGCTGCTCGACAGCTATGGCCACCTGAAGCTGGCCGACTTTGGCACCTGCATGCGGATGGGCGCCAACGGACAAGTGGTCTCCAGCAATGCGGTGGGCACGCCGGACTACATCAGTCCGGAGGTGCTGCAGTCACAGGGCGTGGACAACGAGTACGGACGGGAGTGCGACTGGTGGTCGGTGGGCATCTTCCTCTACGAGATGCTCTTCGGCGAGACGCCCTTCTACGCGGACTCGCTGGTGGGCACTTACGGCAAGATCATGGACCACAAGAACTCGCTCAGCTTTCCGCCCGAGGTGGAGATTAGCGAGCAGGCCAAGGCCCTCATCCGCGCCTTCCTCACCGATCGAACGCAACGTTTGGGTCGCTACGGCATCGAGGACATCAAGGCGCATCCGTTCTTCCGCAACGACACCTGGTCGTTTGACAACATTCGTGAGAGTGTGCCGCCGGTGGTGCCGGAACTCTCCTCCGACGATGATACGCGAAATTTCGAGGACATCGAACGGGACGAGAAGCCGGAGGAGGTATTCCCCGTGCCCAAGGGCTTCGATGGCAACCACCTGCCCTTCATTGGCTTCACCTACACGGGCGACTATCAGCTGCTGTCCAGCGACACCGTGGACGCGGAGTCCAAGGAGGCCAGTGCGGTGAATAGCGGGGCGGCCAGTAATAATCACGGGCACAACCACCGCCATCGACCGTCGAACTCCAACGAGCTGAAGCGCCTGGAGGCGTTGCTAGAGCGGGAGCGCGGTCGGTCGGAGGCGCTGGAGCAGCAGGACGCCGGTCTGCGGCAGCAGATCGAGCTGATCACGAAGCGCGAGGCGGAGTTGCAGAGGATTGCCTCGGAGTACGAGAAGGATCTGGCCCTGCGCCAGCACAACTACAAGGTGGCCATGCAGAAGGTGGAGCAGGAGATCGAGCTGCGCAAGAAGACGGAGGCCCTTCTCGTGGAGACACAGCGCAATCTGGAGAACGAGCAGAAGACGCGGGCACGCGACCTAAACATAAACGACAAGGTGGTCTCGCTCGAAAAGCAGCTGCTTGAGATGGAGCAGAGCTACAAAACCGAGACGGAGCACACGCAGAAGCTGAAGAAGCACAACACCGAGCTGGACTTCACGGTCAAGTCGCATGAGGAGAAGGTCCGCGACATGGTCGACATGATCGACACGCTCCAAAAGCACAAGGAGGAACTCGGCCAGGAGAACGCCGAGCTGCAGGCGCTGGTGGTGCAGGAGAAGAATCTGCGCTCGCAGCTCAAGGAGATGCACAAGGAGGCCGAGAACAAGATGCAGACGCTGATCAACGACATTGAGCGAACTCTGGCTCGCGAGCAGAAGGCGCAGGAGGACAATCGGGCGCTGCTTGAGAAGATCAGTGACCTGGAGAAGGCGCACGCGGGTCTCGACTTTGAGCTGAAGGCGGCCCAGGGCCGTTACCAGCAGGAGGTCAAGGCCCACCAGGAGACCGAGAAGTCGCGCCTCGTCTCCCGCGAGGAGGCCAATCTGCAGGAGGTCAAGGCGCTGCAGTCAAAGCTTAACGAGGAGAAGTCCGCCCGCATCAAGGCCGATCAGCATTCGCAGGAAAAGGAGCGCCAACTGAGCATGCTATCCGTGGACTATCGCCAAATCCAGCTGCGCCTCCAGAAGCTCGAGGGCGAGTGCCGCCAGGAGTCGGAGAAGGTAGCAGCTCTGCAGTCGCAGCTTGACCAGGAGCACAGCAAGCGCAACGCCCTGCTGTCGGAGCTCAGTCTGCACAGCTCGGAGGTGGCGCACCTGCGTTCCCGCGAAAACCAGCTGCAAAAGGAGCTAGCTGCCCAGCGCGAGGCGAAGCGACGCTTCGAGGAGGACCTCACCCAGCTAAAGGGCACCCACCACGAGGCGCTGGCCAACAACCGCGAACTGCAGGCCCAACTCGAAGCGGAGCAGTGCTTCTCGCGGCTGTACAAAACGCAGGCGAACGAGAACCGCGAGGAGAGCGCAGAGCGGCTGCTCAAGATCGAGGATCTCGAGGAGGAGCGCGTTTCACTCAAGCACCAGGTGCAGGTGGCCGTTGCACGGGCGGACTCGGAAGCTTTGGCCCGCTCCATTGCCGAGGAGACGGTGGCCGATCTTGAGAAGGAGAAAACGATCAAGGAGCTGGAGCTGAAGGACTTCGTGATGAAGCACCGCAACGAGATCAACGCCAAGGATGCGGCCCTGGGCACGCTCAAGGAGGCCGAGATCGAGCTGCACAAGAAGCTGGGCCAGAAGGGAGTGGAGTGCGAGGATCTCGTCCAGCAGCACAAGAAGCAGCAGGAGGAGCTGGCGCTGATGAGGAGCAGCAAGGACGAGGAGATCGCCAAGCTGCTGGACAAGTGCAAGAACGAGGTCCTCCTCAAACAAGTGGCGGTCAACAAGTTGGCCGAGGTGATGAACCGTCGCGACTCCGACCTGCCCA AGCAAAAGAACAAGGCCCGTTCCACCGCGGAGCTGCGCAAGAAGGAGAAGGAGATGCGCCGGCTGCAGCAGGAGCTGTCGCAGGAGCGCGACAAGTTCAACCAGCTGCTACTGAAGCACCAGGACCTGCAGCAGCTGTGCGCCGAGGAGCAGCAGCTCAAGCAGAAGATGGTCATGGAAATCGACTGCAAGGCCACCGAGATCGAGCACCTGCAGAGCAAGCTCAACGAGACGGCGTCGCTCTCCTCGGCGGACAACGATCCCGAGGACAGCCAG CACTCCTCTCTGCTCTCCCTCACACAGGACTCGGTATTCGAGGGCTGGCTGAGTGTGCCCAACAAGCAGAACCGGCGACGTGGTCACGGCTGGAAGCGCCAGTACGTCATCGTCTCGTCGCGCAAGATCATCTTCTACAACTCGGACATTGACAAGCACAACACCACGGATGCCGTGCTCATCCTGGACCTGAG CAAGGTGTACCATGTTCGTAGCGTTACTCAGGGCGATGTCATACGCGCCGATGCCAAAGAGATTCCGCGCATCTTCCAGCTGCTGTACGCCGGCGAGGGCGCCTCCCATCGTCCCGATGAGCAGAGCCAGCTGGATGTGAGTGTGCTGCATGGTAATAGCAATGAGGAGCGCCCAGGCACAATTGTCCACAAAG GTCACGAGTTCGTCCACATAACCTACCACATGCCCACGGCCTGCGAGGTGTGCCCGAAGCCCTTGTGGCACATGTTCAAGCCGCCGGCGGCTTACGAATGCAAGAG ATGCCGCAACAAGATTCACAAGGAGCATGTGGACAAGCACGACCCGCTGGCGCCCTGCAAGCTGAACCACGATCCTCGCAGCGCACGGGACATGCTGCTGTTGGCCTCCTCGCCCGAGGATCAGTCTGTGTGGGTTGCGCGCCTGCTGAAGCGTATCCAAAAGAGTGGATACAAGGCCAACTCgtccaacaacaacagcaccGATGGCAGCAAGATATCGCCCAG CCAATCGACGCGATCCTCCTACAAGCCGTATGCGGTTAATGTGCAACGCTCCGCCACGCTGCCAGCCAATTCGTCGCTGAAATGA
- the LOC119555945 gene encoding rho-associated protein kinase 1 isoform X3, with amino-acid sequence MPAGREPVGSQRSMDVERRRRANTLEREMRDPTSICNVDCLLDTVSALVSDCDHDSLRRLKNIEQYAAKYKPLALQINQLRMNVEDFDFIKLIGAGAFGEVQLVRHKSSSQVYAMKRLSKFEMMKRPDSAFFWEERHIMAHANSEWIVQLHFAFQDAKYLYMVMDFMPGGDIVSLMGDYDIPEKWAIFYTMEVVLALDTIHNMGFVHRDVKPDNMLLDSYGHLKLADFGTCMRMGANGQVVSSNAVGTPDYISPEVLQSQGVDNEYGRECDWWSVGIFLYEMLFGETPFYADSLVGTYGKIMDHKNSLSFPPEVEISEQAKALIRAFLTDRTQRLGRYGIEDIKAHPFFRNDTWSFDNIRESVPPVVPELSSDDDTRNFEDIERDEKPEEVFPVPKGFDGNHLPFIGFTYTGDYQLLSSDTVDAESKEASAVNSGAASNNHGHNHRHRPSNSNELKRLEALLERERGRSEALEQQDAGLRQQIELITKREAELQRIASEYEKDLALRQHNYKVAMQKVEQEIELRKKTEALLVETQRNLENEQKTRARDLNINDKVVSLEKQLLEMEQSYKTETEHTQKLKKHNTELDFTVKSHEEKVRDMVDMIDTLQKHKEELGQENAELQALVVQEKNLRSQLKEMHKEAENKMQTLINDIERTLAREQKAQEDNRALLEKISDLEKAHAGLDFELKAAQGRYQQEVKAHQETEKSRLVSREEANLQEVKALQSKLNEEKSARIKADQHSQEKERQLSMLSVDYRQIQLRLQKLEGECRQESEKVAALQSQLDQEHSKRNALLSELSLHSSEVAHLRSRENQLQKELAAQREAKRRFEEDLTQLKGTHHEALANNRELQAQLEAEQCFSRLYKTQANENREESAERLLKIEDLEEERVSLKHQVQVAVARADSEALARSIAEETVADLEKEKTIKELELKDFVMKHRNEINAKDAALGTLKEAEIELHKKLGQKGVECEDLVQQHKKQQEELALMRSSKDEEIAKLLDKCKNEVLLKQVAVNKLAEVMNRRDSDLPKQKNKARSTAELRKKEKEMRRLQQELSQERDKFNQLLLKHQDLQQLCAEEQQLKQKMVMEIDCKATEIEHLQSKLNETASLSSADNDPEDSQDSVFEGWLSVPNKQNRRRGHGWKRQYVIVSSRKIIFYNSDIDKHNTTDAVLILDLSKVYHVRSVTQGDVIRADAKEIPRIFQLLYAGEGASHRPDEQSQLDVSVLHGNSNEERPGTIVHKGHEFVHITYHMPTACEVCPKPLWHMFKPPAAYECKRCRNKIHKEHVDKHDPLAPCKLNHDPRSARDMLLLASSPEDQSVWVARLLKRIQKSGYKANSSNNNSTDGSKISPSQSTRSSYKPYAVNVQRSATLPANSSLK; translated from the exons ATGCCAGCTGGACGAGAACCTGTGGGCAGCCAGCGCAGCATGGATGTGGAACGAAGGCGCCG GGCGAATACGCTCGAGCGCGAGATGCGCGATCCGACCAGCATCTGCAATGTGGACTGCCTGCTGGACACGGTGTCGGCCTTGGTCAGCGATTGTGACCACGACTCCCTGCGGCGGCTGAAAAACATCGAGCAGTATGCGGCCAAAT ACAAACCATTGGCCCTGCAGATCAACCAGCTGCGCATGAACGTCGAGGACTTCGACTTCATCAAGCTCATCGGCGCCGGCGCCTTTGGAGAGGTGCAGCTGGTGCGGCACAAGTCCTCCAGCCAGGTGTACGCCATGAAGCGGCTGTCCAAGTTCGAGATGATGAAGCGCCCGGACTCCGCCTTCTTCTGGGAGGAGCGGCACATAATGGCGCACGCCAACTCCGAGTGGATCGTCCAGCTGCACTTTGCCTTCCAG GATGCCAAATATCTGTACATGGTGATGGACTTCATGCCTGGCGGCGACATAGTGTCGCTGATGGGCGACTACGACATACCGGAGAAGTGGGCCATCTTCTACACGATGGAGGTGGTCCTTGCCCTGGACACAATTCACAACATGGGCTTCGTGCACCGCGACGTCAAGCCGGACAACATGCTGCTCGACAGCTATGGCCACCTGAAGCTGGCCGACTTTGGCACCTGCATGCGGATGGGCGCCAACGGACAAGTGGTCTCCAGCAATGCGGTGGGCACGCCGGACTACATCAGTCCGGAGGTGCTGCAGTCACAGGGCGTGGACAACGAGTACGGACGGGAGTGCGACTGGTGGTCGGTGGGCATCTTCCTCTACGAGATGCTCTTCGGCGAGACGCCCTTCTACGCGGACTCGCTGGTGGGCACTTACGGCAAGATCATGGACCACAAGAACTCGCTCAGCTTTCCGCCCGAGGTGGAGATTAGCGAGCAGGCCAAGGCCCTCATCCGCGCCTTCCTCACCGATCGAACGCAACGTTTGGGTCGCTACGGCATCGAGGACATCAAGGCGCATCCGTTCTTCCGCAACGACACCTGGTCGTTTGACAACATTCGTGAGAGTGTGCCGCCGGTGGTGCCGGAACTCTCCTCCGACGATGATACGCGAAATTTCGAGGACATCGAACGGGACGAGAAGCCGGAGGAGGTATTCCCCGTGCCCAAGGGCTTCGATGGCAACCACCTGCCCTTCATTGGCTTCACCTACACGGGCGACTATCAGCTGCTGTCCAGCGACACCGTGGACGCGGAGTCCAAGGAGGCCAGTGCGGTGAATAGCGGGGCGGCCAGTAATAATCACGGGCACAACCACCGCCATCGACCGTCGAACTCCAACGAGCTGAAGCGCCTGGAGGCGTTGCTAGAGCGGGAGCGCGGTCGGTCGGAGGCGCTGGAGCAGCAGGACGCCGGTCTGCGGCAGCAGATCGAGCTGATCACGAAGCGCGAGGCGGAGTTGCAGAGGATTGCCTCGGAGTACGAGAAGGATCTGGCCCTGCGCCAGCACAACTACAAGGTGGCCATGCAGAAGGTGGAGCAGGAGATCGAGCTGCGCAAGAAGACGGAGGCCCTTCTCGTGGAGACACAGCGCAATCTGGAGAACGAGCAGAAGACGCGGGCACGCGACCTAAACATAAACGACAAGGTGGTCTCGCTCGAAAAGCAGCTGCTTGAGATGGAGCAGAGCTACAAAACCGAGACGGAGCACACGCAGAAGCTGAAGAAGCACAACACCGAGCTGGACTTCACGGTCAAGTCGCATGAGGAGAAGGTCCGCGACATGGTCGACATGATCGACACGCTCCAAAAGCACAAGGAGGAACTCGGCCAGGAGAACGCCGAGCTGCAGGCGCTGGTGGTGCAGGAGAAGAATCTGCGCTCGCAGCTCAAGGAGATGCACAAGGAGGCCGAGAACAAGATGCAGACGCTGATCAACGACATTGAGCGAACTCTGGCTCGCGAGCAGAAGGCGCAGGAGGACAATCGGGCGCTGCTTGAGAAGATCAGTGACCTGGAGAAGGCGCACGCGGGTCTCGACTTTGAGCTGAAGGCGGCCCAGGGCCGTTACCAGCAGGAGGTCAAGGCCCACCAGGAGACCGAGAAGTCGCGCCTCGTCTCCCGCGAGGAGGCCAATCTGCAGGAGGTCAAGGCGCTGCAGTCAAAGCTTAACGAGGAGAAGTCCGCCCGCATCAAGGCCGATCAGCATTCGCAGGAAAAGGAGCGCCAACTGAGCATGCTATCCGTGGACTATCGCCAAATCCAGCTGCGCCTCCAGAAGCTCGAGGGCGAGTGCCGCCAGGAGTCGGAGAAGGTAGCAGCTCTGCAGTCGCAGCTTGACCAGGAGCACAGCAAGCGCAACGCCCTGCTGTCGGAGCTCAGTCTGCACAGCTCGGAGGTGGCGCACCTGCGTTCCCGCGAAAACCAGCTGCAAAAGGAGCTAGCTGCCCAGCGCGAGGCGAAGCGACGCTTCGAGGAGGACCTCACCCAGCTAAAGGGCACCCACCACGAGGCGCTGGCCAACAACCGCGAACTGCAGGCCCAACTCGAAGCGGAGCAGTGCTTCTCGCGGCTGTACAAAACGCAGGCGAACGAGAACCGCGAGGAGAGCGCAGAGCGGCTGCTCAAGATCGAGGATCTCGAGGAGGAGCGCGTTTCACTCAAGCACCAGGTGCAGGTGGCCGTTGCACGGGCGGACTCGGAAGCTTTGGCCCGCTCCATTGCCGAGGAGACGGTGGCCGATCTTGAGAAGGAGAAAACGATCAAGGAGCTGGAGCTGAAGGACTTCGTGATGAAGCACCGCAACGAGATCAACGCCAAGGATGCGGCCCTGGGCACGCTCAAGGAGGCCGAGATCGAGCTGCACAAGAAGCTGGGCCAGAAGGGAGTGGAGTGCGAGGATCTCGTCCAGCAGCACAAGAAGCAGCAGGAGGAGCTGGCGCTGATGAGGAGCAGCAAGGACGAGGAGATCGCCAAGCTGCTGGACAAGTGCAAGAACGAGGTCCTCCTCAAACAAGTGGCGGTCAACAAGTTGGCCGAGGTGATGAACCGTCGCGACTCCGACCTGCCCA AGCAAAAGAACAAGGCCCGTTCCACCGCGGAGCTGCGCAAGAAGGAGAAGGAGATGCGCCGGCTGCAGCAGGAGCTGTCGCAGGAGCGCGACAAGTTCAACCAGCTGCTACTGAAGCACCAGGACCTGCAGCAGCTGTGCGCCGAGGAGCAGCAGCTCAAGCAGAAGATGGTCATGGAAATCGACTGCAAGGCCACCGAGATCGAGCACCTGCAGAGCAAGCTCAACGAGACGGCGTCGCTCTCCTCGGCGGACAACGATCCCGAGGACAGCCAG GACTCGGTATTCGAGGGCTGGCTGAGTGTGCCCAACAAGCAGAACCGGCGACGTGGTCACGGCTGGAAGCGCCAGTACGTCATCGTCTCGTCGCGCAAGATCATCTTCTACAACTCGGACATTGACAAGCACAACACCACGGATGCCGTGCTCATCCTGGACCTGAG CAAGGTGTACCATGTTCGTAGCGTTACTCAGGGCGATGTCATACGCGCCGATGCCAAAGAGATTCCGCGCATCTTCCAGCTGCTGTACGCCGGCGAGGGCGCCTCCCATCGTCCCGATGAGCAGAGCCAGCTGGATGTGAGTGTGCTGCATGGTAATAGCAATGAGGAGCGCCCAGGCACAATTGTCCACAAAG GTCACGAGTTCGTCCACATAACCTACCACATGCCCACGGCCTGCGAGGTGTGCCCGAAGCCCTTGTGGCACATGTTCAAGCCGCCGGCGGCTTACGAATGCAAGAG ATGCCGCAACAAGATTCACAAGGAGCATGTGGACAAGCACGACCCGCTGGCGCCCTGCAAGCTGAACCACGATCCTCGCAGCGCACGGGACATGCTGCTGTTGGCCTCCTCGCCCGAGGATCAGTCTGTGTGGGTTGCGCGCCTGCTGAAGCGTATCCAAAAGAGTGGATACAAGGCCAACTCgtccaacaacaacagcaccGATGGCAGCAAGATATCGCCCAG CCAATCGACGCGATCCTCCTACAAGCCGTATGCGGTTAATGTGCAACGCTCCGCCACGCTGCCAGCCAATTCGTCGCTGAAATGA